The region ACACACAGGAATACGACTACGACAAATACATTAATGCACTTACGGGTGATGCGGTTGATGTTACAAATTACAGATATTTCATCGGCAACAAATCTGAAAGTGCAAATGATGCAGCAGCAGACGGCGGACTTACCGAACAGGAAATAAAAGAGCTTGACAATATAGAGGGACTTATTTCAAGAACCGCTTTGGAAAATAAATTAAAGTCGAACAAGCTTTTGTCAATCCCTAAGAATATAAATACAGACAGCATTTCTTTATATAAAAATTATGACGATGAATATACATATGCTGTATCAATGTCAAATGACAAGTGCAACATATATACTTCTGTTGATGCTAAAACAGGTGAAATAAAGTATTATTCACGTTGGGGAGAAGATGACAGTGAGGTAAAAAATAATGATGATTCGGCTTTAAAGACACTTGCAGGCGATAAGGCAAAAGAATACAAATATGATGAAAATTCACATCAGTATATCCGATATGTAAACGGTATTAAGGTAACAGGCGACTATGCTAACGTGACAACAAACAACGGCGTACTTACTGATTTCAGGATGAATTATACCGACACCGAATTTCCGTCAATCGAAAATGCAATGAGCAAGGAAGATGCTGAAAATATTTTGTTTGACGTAAAGGATTACAGCATTGTATATATGCAGAATTATACTGACAACACAAGAGAGATTATCCCTGTATACACAATAGATACAGAAAATATCAATCCGTTTACAGGTAAGTTTGTTGACTATCAAAACAAAGAAATTACGGAGAATGCAAGCAGTAAACTTGAATATTCGGATATAGACGGTCACTATGCCGAAAAGTATATCAAAGAGCTTGCTTATTACGGAATAGGCTTTGAGGGCGGTGAATTTAAGCCTGACGAAAAGATTACTCAAAAGGATTTTCTTGCACTTTTGATGAGTATAAACGGTAACGATATAATCGTATTGAAAAACAATTTGGAACAGGCAAATTGGGTGTACAGAAATTCAACACAAAACAGTATTATTTCGGAAGATGAACGTGATGACGAAGCGGCAGTAACTCGTGAGGAGGCTGCTGTGTATATGATTCGTGCAATCGGTGCTGAAAATTACGCGAAATATAACGATATTTACGTTACACCGTTCAATGATGTTACGGAAAATAAGGGATATATCGCATTGCTTTCGGCTATGGGAGTGTTAAGCGGTGACGGTAACGGTAATTTCAATCCAAACCGTGAAATGACAAGAGCGGAAAGTATAATTATGATTTATAATTATTTAACCAGATAAAAAATAAGAAGTGGCAAAATATTTTTGCCACTTCTTTAGTTATAATTTCTATTTGCTATTTTGATGACGGTGTCGGAAGATACGGGATAATTTTATTTGCAAATTCAGCCATATTCATTGTTTGTAAATATACCTTACCCGGACCGGTAAGAGTTGTAAGGAACAGTCCTTCACCGCCGAACAACATATTTTTAAAGCCCTTTACTGTTTCAACGTCATATTTGACGGTTGATTCAAAAATCGCAACACTGCCTGTATCGACTTTAAGTTTTTCGCCTGCAGCAAGGTCGATTTCTTTAACTGAACCGTCAAGCTCAATGAAAGCAGTACCGTTTCCGGAAAGCTTTTGAAGTACAAAGCCTTCACCGCCGAACAAGCCTTTCTTTATGCCGCTTGTTATATATGTTGAAAGTTCAACACTTTGCTCGGCACACAAAAAAGCTGATTTTTGACAAATAAATTCTTTGTCGGAAGAAATGTGAAGTTCTTTGATTTCTCCGGGAAAAGATGAGGCGATTGTGATAGATTGGTTCGGTGCCTCGGCGGTGTATGTAGCCATAAACAATGACTCACCGCTGAACATACGTCCAAGACCTTTCATAAATCCGCCTTTCATATTGGTGTCCATTTTTACTTTGTCCGACATCCATGTCATACCGCCCGATTCGGTATAAATGCTTTCGCCTTGTTCAAGGTCGATTGTTACGGCAGGAAGAATATTTCCCCAGATTGTAGTTTTCATAAAAATTACCTTTCCTTTCTGTATGAAATAGCTCAGTGACTTTAGTGATATTCAAATTATATCATAATATTCCTATTTTAAATATATCTTTTTTATTACAATTACACAAAGCGAGTTTTGTAAAATTGTCGTTAAAACTTGCAAAAGTAACGAAAAAGTGATAAAATAGATTATATACATTATGTTGTAGTTTATATATAAAAAAAATACAAATTGTAGTTACGAATGGAGATAAAAATATGCTTAGATATTTCACAGCGGGAGAGACACACGGTAAGTGTCTTACAGTTATAATCGAAGGTATGCCGTCAGGTGTTGAGATAAGCCTTGATGAGATAAACGAACAGCTTGCAAAGCGTCAGCAGGGCTATGGCAGAGGCGGACGAATGAAGATTGAAAAAGATACTGCCGAAATTCTTTCGGGTGTGAGAGGCGGAGTGACTCTCGGAAGTCCTATCGCAATTAAAATCGAAAACAGAGATTGGGCGAATTGGGAAAGTATAATGGGTACTGAAACGGCGAATAACGAAAAGTCTGTCGAATGCCCAAGACCGGGACACGCAGACCTTACCGGAGGTATGAAGTACAATCACAGAGATTTGAGAAACGTGCTTGAAAGAGCAAGTGCCCGTGAAACTGCAGCAAGAGTGGCTGTCGGCGCACTCGTAAGACAGGTTT is a window of Hominilimicola fabiformis DNA encoding:
- a CDS encoding S-layer homology domain-containing protein, which encodes MKKLLAVASALALTVSAVSPAVLAAETLATQQTETSARENMQKILESVKQRVEIPSECSEFSSRTEEQYGEKIYNFTWNEKDGNKSVNITCTADGVITNYSILGFKSDDKNNTPNLPKISESDAKKTAENFLKQINPDFPYEIKIYGSNGSIFGNGYTFYIKTYVNGVLFTNGNGSVNIDGTDGYVMGFDLGYIQADFPSINNAISVDEAKKAYSDKLGLELVYRTYVDEDGNVLAYPVYTQEYDYDKYINALTGDAVDVTNYRYFIGNKSESANDAAADGGLTEQEIKELDNIEGLISRTALENKLKSNKLLSIPKNINTDSISLYKNYDDEYTYAVSMSNDKCNIYTSVDAKTGEIKYYSRWGEDDSEVKNNDDSALKTLAGDKAKEYKYDENSHQYIRYVNGIKVTGDYANVTTNNGVLTDFRMNYTDTEFPSIENAMSKEDAENILFDVKDYSIVYMQNYTDNTREIIPVYTIDTENINPFTGKFVDYQNKEITENASSKLEYSDIDGHYAEKYIKELAYYGIGFEGGEFKPDEKITQKDFLALLMSINGNDIIVLKNNLEQANWVYRNSTQNSIISEDERDDEAAVTREEAAVYMIRAIGAENYAKYNDIYVTPFNDVTENKGYIALLSAMGVLSGDGNGNFNPNREMTRAESIIMIYNYLTR
- a CDS encoding TIGR00266 family protein: MKTTIWGNILPAVTIDLEQGESIYTESGGMTWMSDKVKMDTNMKGGFMKGLGRMFSGESLFMATYTAEAPNQSITIASSFPGEIKELHISSDKEFICQKSAFLCAEQSVELSTYITSGIKKGLFGGEGFVLQKLSGNGTAFIELDGSVKEIDLAAGEKLKVDTGSVAIFESTVKYDVETVKGFKNMLFGGEGLFLTTLTGPGKVYLQTMNMAEFANKIIPYLPTPSSK